In the Carcharodon carcharias isolate sCarCar2 chromosome 8, sCarCar2.pri, whole genome shotgun sequence genome, ccgcccacatcaatgggaaaacatgccggtgcagaacacgtcttaaAAAGTGTGATGTGCTGAATTTGGGACTTAGCATTGCGGACCTTGCTAACATCACAGACATCTGGGGAGCAGAatatgctggagcctgacagcagtGGGAAcatggaggaacatgtgcatcgcatgctagatggattctcatggacatggctctgccgcaaagcagctcacggaggtggaaggtcactgttgagggtctgctttggGGTTTAAGCGTCTTGGCCATGGCCTGCAATGGATGACcattgagggggtggagaggaagttgTAGGTTTGCctgagagaggaagatgtacccgggtggggtgggagaggaaagtctAGGATTGACCAGGAGAGGAAGGCTTGTCAGGAGGTGTGAGATTGGGAAGGgtggaaaggaagtgtcagagggGGTGAGGATTGGACGGCGGGAACAAAAGTGTCAGGGGtagattgggagggggtgaatgaaggtgtcgggtgggatgaggttggggggAAATTAAGGTATTGGGGTGGCTGAGGTTTGGAGGGGGGACGAAGGTGCCAGGGcgggtgaggttgtgggggaacaaaggtgtcagggggtgagattgggagaggggaggagggagggagcatgGGGGGAGAAGGGTGGAATGGGGGAGAATACAGCAACTGGAGAGGTAGGTATAAGTGGGGAGGAAGGTCTAAGCAAAGGattttggagggggaaggagtccggagggggaaggagtccagcgggaggaaggagtccaggggcaaGGAAGGAGTAAGGAATGGAAAAGGAGTAAGGACGGGGGAATGAGTAAGGGGGACGAAGGAGCAAGGTTggagggtggaggaagaaagggggaaggaataaggggggaggaaggagcccagggggaggaaggagtctggggggaggaaggagttcgggggagaggaaggagtaagtAGGGGGACGTCCAGGCGAACatacaagggaggggtctgtggagtccatgactgcctcctggggagtgaaatgaggaTGGGGCTGGTAGGAggcaatggtgagaatgagagagggcagagtgagccgatAAGATGGGAGGGCGAGTGTGCGATGGTATCagcagaagggacagcgagggtggttggcaGTGACTCGGAAGCAAACAcagaccctgggagtgggaaagACGAGGTCGGGGAGATCATTTGGGATGGGGGTgcgattttcaggaaggtaggcaACGTGCCTGTTCTCTGGACAttcctgaaagaaaagggttctggctggtaggtggcGGTGGGGAAGTGGAAGGTAATGCTGGGGGTGGGGCAACAGTGATGGAGAAAGGACATGGGTAACTGGCggaggggaaaggatgagggAGCTAAAGACAAATGTTACACGCACCATGATTCTACAAccaaaagtgaaaggagactcgTGTTGAGCGGGAACAGGTGTTGCATGGGACTGTGATCATTGGATGGCCAAAGATATAGTTCAtctcaggtggacaactgaaaaaaaatcccagcaggcagcattgaaaatgttcaggacattgagatgagtgtgatatgggaaggatccgTGCACCCCCATTTCTACACATTTGCCTTAGACATTTacctggcctgtcaattttccTGGTCCTTTAAACTtgcctgctttacagcagctagtgctgtaaaaaaaagggggcatggcctccttgaatacGCTGAAGATAGATTTCGCTGGAATCTTTTGATACAGGCCCCAAGCAGTTCCTTTGAACAGAAGTGTCAATGctattttcaagaccaggtaagtaggtatttatttcttctaatttctgcaggccagcactttccgaCACTAGTCGGAGGTTACGGCCCAATATATTTTCAGATGATAAAGTGGCAAAATGTTCATCCATGCAAccaattgtgatcagaatttcttaaccttTCTAGGCCTAATGCTtcaaggtgctgccctgacatccacagcatgGGTGAGACAGCCTTTGCcttggttggccctgttgcttctAATGACTTTGGTATTGGTCCTCTGGACagctgaggccttgggggccctggcttgctttggctgtcctcctatgggtcagctgctccctctgtgatgaCAGAGAATGAGCTTGAGaggatcacaggcaaaggggactcgaagAGAGAAGACAGCTCTGAGATTTCTGAGTGGATGACCTGGAGTGTcgagctgctgctcctcctcccttcaggtgcccaagcGCCTCGGCCTGACTGCTTGAGGGAAAttagcacctggagggacgtcgaggtgtcccatttccctctcatgtgTACATGAACATGTTCCCTCAGTGTACATATgacactgcaggaagtcacccatgGCTATGAAATGCAGGCTTGCatacatctccacgttctgctggaccagggtctccatggtgtccgccattCTTCCCATGGAACCCTCCATgcgcgcacatgtgggcatcacttcatcaaagagcaggtggatgcacttctccaacttgcatgccactccattgagggcttccaacagcactACATGATGgttccccaccttctgctggcTCTGCACAATGAGtttgaaggccaaatccagaggctcgtcatctgacttggacctcacaggtaCCTCTCtcccagcagccctccaaatgCCGGAGAACTGGGCTGAACATGCCTCCTCcggctgcagacatgtgtccatgcggtgaccaccaggttgtgcATCCGAGTCTGCTTTAGATCTCGGTCTCACCAAGGTgcgtatctctgtgctggtgcagggtgtgggtaaatgCTATGACAGATTTTCCaagttgcttatttccagctcttcaatggaggtggtgtcctcttggctggaggtgaggatatgggtggagctgagggattggctggctgatgGCTTCAGTCGCTTGGCAAAGCTCTCTGttaaccaaagtagagataattagtgcatggcagcagagtcaaaaggagagagaacactcacagttgcgttgagagagggatgatgtggtgcaggatcctcaggtagGTATTCGCTGCCGATCTCAGCGTTGCCACAGGCATggcccatgtcctcaccagtcagcaagatgacacactcctcaaagtgggtgaggggcctaatatgggccattccacccctagtctgggacctctcccttctgttgtgagcaggcttctcctgcatgaaaacagatggagagagtgtgagcaggatgcatggcactgtgtggaatgtttgtgtggtgagcggagccaaggacgggatgaggatgcgagctccagaggatatgagcctgctggagatgtgagggtgtgtaagaGTTAGTGGAGTTGTCCCTtgcagtgtgagatccctgtggatgtctgatggatttgtgagtgtgagttgagagtgatgagatggttgacttaccctggcagaatggatgagatggttgacttaccctggcagaatggatgagatcattcatcctcttcctgcactggatgactgacttcctctgtgctccggtggcgctgaccgctgctgccaccacctcccaggctggattggtgactctggtggacctcctgcggccagagcgggggtagaagacatcacagtggccttccactgcatccagcaggcaacCCAGAGAGCGCGGGCAGCCTTCACATTTGCTTTAggggccatctgttgcctggagcagtcatGGTCTGTAGTCATGAAGCAGACTGCGCTCTAGAGaactttaaatatagtgcccagAGGGATGATGCACTGAGGTCATGGCGATATGGGGAAATCTGAGCCCACCCATCAGTGATCTggtgtgtttcccgtgaatgcattattaatgaggcggggcaTGTCGGGATGAGGTCAATATGGTacgaaaatctgccattgcggtTGGTGGGTAAAACATAGTTTTTGGAGCCcgctgccacacttagtgcaaatgtgaAACAATTCCACACTATATTCACATTACTTAGCTCTACCTCTTCTCCACTTCTCTTGACTGTTcctctgtctctaaattgtctgaTTGTCTAACTTCCAGCATTGGATgggtagaaatttcctccaaataattATTTGGAAGATGgaaaccattgttttcagtccctgtcATAAGCTGAACTCCCTAATCACTGACTTTATTCTCCTATAATaagtaataaaaatagaaagtgtttGAAAACTCatgaggtctggcagcatctgtgaagagagaaacagcgttttgagtccaatatgactctccttcaaaaCTGAAGAGTTTtaaagaagagtcatgttggatTTGAAACattcaccctgtttctctctctatagatgctgctagacctgctcagcttttccagcagtatctgattttatttcaaatttccacaaTTCACATATTATGCTTTTATTTATTGACTTTATCTCCCTCCCTAGCAACTGACTgaatctgtttgcaaccttggtattATATATAACCCGAAGATGAGCTTTCTACCACATacctgcaccatcactaagaccgcctatttctaCCTCCCTAACATCATCTGAATTCAATCTTGCCTCAGTTTATCTGCTACTGAGACCATCATCCATGCCCTTGTTACTTGCAGATGTGATTTATTCAATGAACTATTAACCGGTTtcccatgttctaccctccataagcttgaggtgattcaaaactctgctgcccttgtcttaacCGGCACCAAGTGCTGTCCAGCTattacctctgtgctcactgcatTGGCTACTGGTCAAgtcaaccttgattttaaaattgttatcCACATTTTCAAATGGCCTTGCAActtcctatccctgtaatcttttTCAGCACTACTATCCCCTAGGCCTCTATGCCGCATGAATCTTGGCCGAttcagcattcctgattttaatcactccaccattggtggacaTGTCTTCAACTGCCTGTGCTTTGGAATTCCCACCCTAtatctctctacctcatttcATCTCTTGTCTTATTTAAGTCACCCCTTGAAACCTTCCTGATTGACCAAGCTTCTGATTGTCTGGCTTAAAATCTCCTAATGTGGTacggtgtcaaattttgatcCATAATTCATTACCCTATGAGACAATTTGGGACATTGTATTAAATTATAGGTGCAAAgttaatgcaagttgctgttagtTATCGATCCTTTAATACCCTCTTTAAATTGGCAGGCTTAatggtgggtggggtttgtgcCTGAAATTAAGAGAAGAAAAGGACTGCCTCACAATGCCCTCATTAACTGCTAGTGGAAAATAAGGAATAAAAGTTAGTGTGATATGTGGAACAAGCAATGAGTCAATGAGTTCAATATAAGGCCCATTTTTTCATTCTCCATTTACCGGTTAACACCAGCAGAACTGTTTCTGCCAAGTGCAGTTCCTACCTTAAATAATACTGCCACATTCATAATTTGTAAACACTGCTGAACTAATCACCTCCCAATATATAATATTTCTATTTCATGTTTTGTTTAATTAAGTGGTTGGTCTTAGAACTAATAAAACTAACCACTCTGGTAAGTGCATCTTATCAAGAACATGCCCTTCTCGTCACAAGTTAAGTGCTCTATCTCTAGCAATATTAAATGAAAGAGAACCTCATATTGACCTATCAAGGGAAGAAAAAAATCAACATACAGTATTAAGTTATTCTGTTTATTATGTTCACAACTTAGTCATTCATTGCTTTTACAAAATGCACTCCATCTTCTGGTATGGAAATGTATCTTTAACATTCTGCTCGTTTCGTTATACGGATGTTGGCTTTTCTTTGCCTGAAAAAGAATGAAAATATTCAGTGTAAGGTGGTGATTACAGATCTTTATTACCTTTCCTTATTACCTTTCCTTACTGACAAATTCAATGAGAACTTTAGACATTTTCTAAAGTAAAGGAAGAAAAGCAGAGTTTAAGGTGAAACTGGCAGGCATTCTGAGTGAACATTTGTATCATGTTGGTATATTCCCACACGTAAACTCATCACTAAGTCATTACTCACTACCATAGCCTTGGAATGTTCCGAACCAGCTGTTTTTCTGAAGTCTAGAAACATCATTTTTGTGTTCAGTATGTAATAGTATTATTATTATAATATTAACAATTATATTGATCTTAATTCTACCCTATAGTTTTAAGTTCCACACTTCCTAACTATGTAGGTTATTATTAATTGAGACATAATGGCACTTAACCTTAACCTACAGAGGATTCCCATACAAATAATGGTTCTGAATTTCCTCAGACTTTTTTGTCACCACATTGCTGTAACTTTATTTCCCCATGCATATGGTGTTCTGCTGCACTTCCATAATGAAAATTACAGTGGTTCAGCAGCAtaaacagaagaaggccattcatcccctcaaacCTGCcgtgtcattcaattagatcaccaccATTTAGCTGTGTTAGCTCCTAACCGTTGCTACCCTgatctaacaaaaatctaaccATCTGTCTTGGGCTCCAATTATCTGAGCAATAAATTTCAGATTCTTACTAGCTGTTGTGTGAAAAGGTTAAAAGGTCTGAGACCATTCAGGCTCAATGCCTTGTTAATGCATTTTTTGACATTATTAACATTATTGCGGTTTAGGtttatttttttaacatttcCCTGTATTTTCCAGGTATATATATAGCTACTTTAAAAGAAATCTTGTGCTGTTCATCTGAAATGTAAACCCTTATTGTAACTGGGAGATTTTGTTATCTTTGCTACTACTTTCAATTAAAAAATCCAGAAGTTTTATCCTCACAGAAAAACAATTGTTTGCTGTTTGGGATGTCTCAGTTTAGCTAAGTGTTGTTTATGTAATCAGCTTGTATAGTCTTTCTAATTACAATACATGGTAGTGATATCTGTACAAACAAACATCCTTTGGGTTTTTAAGTGATTCATATTTCTAACTTTTAACCTAACGTGAAATAATTAATTCACTCACTTGATCTCAATACACATCAAACACTCATTGGAGTATGTATTGCCATCTGTGCCACAGACAGGAGCATAATTCTTCGCACATGCTGGCAAAATGTATTTATCACAGGCTGGCTACAAGAAATTAAATATTTCACAATTCAATACTAAGACACAAATCGTGTAAAATTCTTTTTAAGTATTGGGTGACAAATCAAAATATGATCTTACCTGTTCAGTTTCTTCATTAATATTAATAGCTTTGGACATATCTGAAATATTCAAAGATTTCATATAGAATGTAGGTTACTCAAGTACATGATTAACTTAACCCATCATAGTTTATGGAAAAGCAAAGTCAACTGATGTTCTGCAGAAATGTAGCTGAAAACAAATAAACCAGCCAATACATTTTCTAATACATTAAAAATTGTTGAAGACAAAAATTATATTCTGTATTGTTTTCTGTCTGATCTTTTAAAATACAAGATGAGCACAAACCATTATCAAATAACATACTTAACTGGATGCATCCCTTGATTTAGGAGTTATCACTTTATATGCATCATCTGAAGACCTCATAATGGTTGAAGTTGTAAATAAGTTTTATAGAACATGAGATAAATGAACAGTGTTAAAACTTGCAAATAAAAACATGCACAATAAATGAAGGATTGTCTGTTATCCTTACACATGTAGAgatctatttttttttacataaaacCACACCACTGTAAAGGAACCCAATGAGCTAAATTCTGAAACAAATATACATAATAAACATTGATTTTATTACAGAATTGCTCTTAGGTGCTATATTTCCTTCTTCATTTGGTTGTTGTTCTATTTGCAGGTATTTCTGACATCAAAATAATGATGAATGTTATTAAAATTGGATATAATGTCCTATTAATCAAAATAATTTTAAACTTCTTACTCATTTTAAAGATTATGGTGAAATGCATCAGTGCAAATTGTACTCACCAGCAAAAATGAATGCCACGAGGGCAGCAATGAGGAAAGACTTTGTTCTCTCCATTTTGAAGTTTCTGGGGTTACATTGAACCGTTTGGTTTCAGCAGTATTTATAGCTTTACATGATCTTACTCATTATGTTTGTGACATCACTAGCACATGATGAAAGATAAGTCATTGCACAACCTGCTACCTGCAACATTTGTATCATTGTTTTCCAATGTTTACATATAATTTTCAAGGTTGTTTACTAAATGTTATACTTTCAATTAATTTGATTAAGTGGT is a window encoding:
- the LOC121281550 gene encoding trypsin inhibitor ClTI-1-like translates to MERTKSFLIAALVAFIFADMSKAININEETEQPACDKYILPACAKNYAPVCGTDGNTYSNECLMCIEIKQRKANIRITKRAEC